From a single Eremothecium sinecaudum strain ATCC 58844 chromosome III, complete sequence genomic region:
- the HRB1 gene encoding mRNA-binding protein (Syntenic homolog of Ashbya gossypii AAL018W; Syntenic homolog of Saccharomyces cerevisiae YNL004W (HRB1) and YCL011C (GBP2)): MDYTARGRSRSRSPPRRYYGEDREGNGYDRQRGGYGEFHDSSRRYKREDHRRGGSRREYGYYRGTDRFSDRRSRPPNRFVDRYQDHSSRSEFGPKLDRTLDSSYDEKVNRNYSNSIFIGNLTYNTTPEDLKQFFGEVGHVVRADIITSRGHHRGMGTVEYTNSGAVDEAIRRYNGCNFMDREIFVRQDNPPPSMERRERRAAPVPRRTHHGGYEIFVANLPYSINWQALKDMFKQCSQVIHADVSVHADGYSRGFGTVYVSTKEDQIAAIKKWNGYEMEGRILEVREGKGTDAAAAPGRGGDYAPYGASSYGQGRDQSYYDRETTKVIDNQQEASYKSSSSTKVDDADFTAKAAPGGQHNNIIYCENMPHATAESDLYDLFETIGKVVRAELKLDSEGQPTGDSVCEFEDAGDAKECIERLDNYHYGGCDLKISYAKYD; this comes from the exons ATGGACTATACT GCAAGAGGTCGTTCAAGATCCAGGTCTCCTCCCCGTCGCTATTACGGTGAAGATCGTGAAGGTAATGGCTATGACAGACAGCGCGGCGGATATGGCGAATTTCACGATAGCAGTAGAAGGTATAAGCGTGAAGACCACCGTAGAGGGGGTTCACGTCGTGAGTATGGTTACTATCGTGGTACCGACCGTTTCTCCGATAGGAGAAGTAGACCACCCAATAGATTTGTTGATCGATACCAAGACCACTCTAGTAGGAGTGAGTTTGGACCTAAGTTGGATAGGACTCTAGACTCCAGCTACGACGAAAAAGTCAACAGGAATTACTCGAACAGCATATTTATTGGTAACCTTACATACAATACTACTCCTGAGGACCTAAAGCAGTTCTTCGGAGAAGTGGGGCATGTGGTTCGTGCGGATATCATAACTTCTCGTGGTCATCATAGAGGTATGGGTACGGTTGAGTATACCAATTCTGGTGCTGTAGACGAAGCTATCCGTAGGTATAATGGCTGTAACTTCATGGATAGGGAGATTTTTGTTCGCCAAGACAACCCGCCACCTTCTATGGAGCGCCGCGAGAGACGTGCAGCCCCCGTGCCAAGACGTACCCATCATGGTGGATATGAGATATTTGTAGCAAATTTACCATACTCCATCAATTGGCAGGCATTGAAGGATATGTTCAAGCAATGTAGTCAAGTCATACATGCAGATGTCTCTGTACACGCAGACGGCTATTCTAGAGGTTTTGGTACAGTATACGTTTCAACAAAAGAAGACCAGATAGCTGCTATTAAGAAATGGAATGGATATGAGATGGAGGGAAGGATATTGGAAGTCAGAGAAGGTAAAGGCACCGATGCAGCAGCTGCACCAGGTCGCGGAGGAGATTATGCTCCTTATGGTGCTTCCTCTTATGGACAAGGTAGAGACCAGTCTTATTATGACCGCGAAACCACGAAGGTTATTGATAACCAGCAAGAAGCTTCATACAAATCATCATCGTCCACAAAGGTTGATGATGCTGACTTTACTGCAAAGGCTGCGCCAGGTGGTCAACATAACAATATCATTTATTGTGAAAACATGCCCCATGCCACCGCGGAGTCCGATTTGTATGATCTCTTTGAGACAATTGGGAAAGTAGTTAGAGCTGAGTTGAAGCTAGATAGTGAAGGACAACCTACCGGAGATTCAGTCTGTGAATTTGAGGATGCCGGTGATGCCAAAGAATGTATCGAAAGACTAGATAACTACCATTATGGTGGATGTGATCTAAAAATTTCTTATGCAAAGTACGATTGA
- the SGF29 gene encoding Sgf29p (Syntenic homolog of Ashbya gossypii AAL019W; Syntenic homolog of Saccharomyces cerevisiae YCL010C (SGF29)), which translates to MSSQWDVILSSLQDIYTWNEKMSFDDKEVERQAKFTEMSAEELQNELMAFQEHRENLNFARKHISNIQEALDELLKYIATHPEAVTVSNAPELSRVGKSYWASNYNPNEPIYLGSEVAYKPRRTGAEGEWFQCEVTKISADGTKFEVRDPEPDEFGQSGGTFKCNWKELLLIPPRNSTRQQTPNYPSSTKVLARYPETTTFYPAMVIGNKRDGTCRLRFDGEEEAGKETEVDRRFVLPFPAARRP; encoded by the coding sequence ATGAGTAGTCAATGGGATGTTATTTTGTCCTCATTGCAGGACATTTACACATGGAACGAAAAGATGAGTTTTGATGATAAGGAGGTTGAACGGCAAGCAAAGTTTACTGAAATGAGCGCAGAGGAACTACAAAATGAGCTAATGGCATTTCAAGAGCATCGAGAAAACTTGAACTTTGCCCGTAAGCACATCAGCAATATTCAAGAAGCTCTGGATGAGTTGCTAAAATACATTGCAACACACCCAGAAGCAGTTACAGTATCTAACGCTCCCGAACTATCAAGGGTAGGTAAATCTTATTGGGCAAGTAACTACAATCCGAATGAGCCTATCTACCTTGGTTCTGAGGTTGCGTATAAGCCTAGGAGAACTGGTGCAGAGGGAGAGTGGTTCCAGTGTGAAGTGACAAAAATATCTGCAGACGGGACCAAATTTGAGGTTCGCGACCCTGAACCAGACGAATTTGGGCAGTCTGGTGGGACGTTCAAGTGTAACTGGAAAGAGCTGTTGTTGATTCCTCCACGGAACTCCACCAGGCAGCAGACGCCAAACTATCCCAGTAGCACAAAAGTTCTTGCGCGCTATCCTGAAACCACGACATTCTACCCTGCCATGGTCATCGGCAATAAGAGAGACGGTACATGCAGGCTGCGATTCGATGGAGAGGAAGAGGCCGGAAAAGAAACTGAAGTTGATCGACGCTTTGTACTGCCTTTTCCGGCCGCCCGCAGACCATAA
- the MRP7 gene encoding mitochondrial 54S ribosomal protein bL27m (Syntenic homolog of Ashbya gossypii AAL020C; Syntenic homolog of Saccharomyces cerevisiae YNL005C (MRP7)), translating into MSLWNQVTKWQLHLSPFIQVRTATKRAAGSRTSMKDSAGRRLGPKKSEGEAVSTGQIIMRQRGTKFYPGENVGIGKDHTIFALEPGFVRYYMDPFHPKRKFIGVALAPNVRLPTPHFDQRMRRFGRYMLTDPVEAAKEEAALPRKTFLMKDKVLEAQQAREQRRQELMNEFERILNSELQIVLEGEALDFAKKYLLRVRSALKNGFEVSDAQFNSLYFLEQELKLLGCADEKLQLLKTTVEHLNKSTSFDNKLVLTRFISEEEKLAWKKKAIEQLGALDRSSKSFKNDALNILADASKYLSLSQEVLMRRQYLKQVLPETMALAPKEGKNTHTLRRYNYEKRSVDVVIRSKDAYFSKL; encoded by the coding sequence ATGTCGTTATGGAACCAGGTGACGAAATGGCAGCTACATTTAAGCCCATTTATTCAGGTGCGTACTGCAACAAAGCGAGCTGCGGGATCTAGAACCTCTATGAAAGATTCGGCCGGTAGAAGGTTAGGTCCAAAGAAATCTGAAGGAGAAGCTGTTTCTACAGGTCAAATTATCATGAGACAGCGTGGTACAAAGTTTTATCCAGGGGAAAATGTTGGGATAGGTAAAGATCATACTATTTTTGCTTTGGAACCAGGGTTTGTGAGATACTATATGGATCCATTCCATCCAAAAAGAAAGTTTATCGGGGTGGCTCTAGCGCCAAATGTGAGGCTACCAACTCCACATTTTGACCAGCGTATGCGTCGGTTTGGCAGGTATATGCTTACCGACCCTGTGGAAGCAGCTAAGGAAGAAGCTGCTTTGCCAAGGAAGACATTTTTAATGAAAGACAAGGTTTTAGAGGCGCAACAAGCCCGTGAGCAACGTCGTCAGGAGCTAATGAATGAATTTGAGCGTATATTGAATTCAGAACTGCAAATTGTACTGGAGGGCGAAGCACTAGATTTTGCCAAAAAATATCTCTTGAGAGTTAGGTCAGCATTAAAAAATGGGTTTGAGGTTTCGGATGCACAATTCAATAGTCTGTATTTCCTAGAGCAGGAATTGAAGCTATTAGGATGTGCAGATGAGAAGCTTCAGCTTCTGAAGACGACTGTTGAACACCTGAATAAGTCTACATCATTTGACAACAAACTGGTCTTGACAAGGTTTATCAGTGAGGAAGAAAAGCTCGCATGGAAGAAAAAGGCTATTGAGCAGCTTGGCGCTTTAGATAGATCCTCTAAGTCGTTCAAGAATGATGCTCTAAATATTCTAGCCGATGCCTCGAAGTACTTGTCACTTTCCCAAGAAGTGCTCATGCGTAGACAATACCTAAAGCAGGTACTACCGGAAACTATGGCTTTGGCTCCTAAGGAGGGTAAGAATACACACACTCTAAGGCGGTACAACTACGAGAAACGGAGTGTGGATGTGGTGATAAGATCTAAAGACGCATATTTCTCCAAGCTTTAG
- the ILV6 gene encoding acetolactate synthase regulatory subunit (Syntenic homolog of Ashbya gossypii AAL021W; Syntenic homolog of Saccharomyces cerevisiae YCL009C (ILV6)) — protein sequence MMLGSNLKPLISRWASIRCSSSSTSALVYKQLHRRSIKNSIPILQTPDWSVNTAVSSILYETPEPLKQPKKQCVLNCLVQNEPGVLSRISGTLAAKGFNIDSLVVSNTDVKDLSRMTIVLQGQNAVVEQARRQIEDMVPVYAVLDYTNTEIIMRELLLTRVSLLGAEYFEELVHRHKKLTEDVDNVTSEELQGKEFHPSNLPLSEVLRLKHQHLDAITSLANNFGGRVVDISELSCVVELSAKPSRISAFLKLIKPYGLLEVARTGMMALPRAPVDLDDQPDTVDHSDESDAVDVTQLPPG from the coding sequence ATGATGTTGGGGTCAAATCTAAAGCCATTAATTTCACGTTGGGCATCAATTCGGTGTAGTTCCTCGAGCACTTCCGCATTAGTCTACAAACAACTTCACAGGAGAAGTATTAAGAACAGTATTCCAATACTTCAGACTCCTGATTGGTCTGTTAATACAGCTGTTTCTTCGATTTTGTATGAGACTCCGGAACCTCTCAAGCAACCCAAGAAGCAGTGCGTATTGAACTGTTTAGTTCAGAACGAGCCTGGTGTTCTATCTAGGATATCAGGTACTTTGGCAGCCAAGGGATTCAATATTGATTCCCTGGTCGTCTCTAATACCGATGTGAAGGACCTTAGTAGAATGACGATTGTGCTGCAGGGCCAGAACGCTGTCGTTGAGCAGGCCAGAAGACAAATAGAAGATATGGTCCCTGTATACGCAGTGCTTGACTACACCAACACGGAAATAATTATGCGTGAACTACTGCTGACTAGAGTGTCACTCTTAGGTGCGGAGTATTTTGAAGAGTTGGTGCACCGTCACAAGAAGCTTACTGAAGATGTGGATAACGTAACTAGCGAAGAGCTTCAAGGTAAGGAATTTCATCCATCGAACCTTCCTCTCTCTGAAGTATTAAGATTGAAACACCAGCATTTGGATGCTATCACTAGTTTGGCAAACAACTTTGGAGGTAGAGTTGTGGACATTTCTGAATTGAGTTGTGTTGTTGAACTCTCAGCCAAGCCATCTCGTATATCAGCCTTCTTGAAACTTATCAAGCCTTACGGTCTTTTGGAAGTCGCAAGAACAGGTATGATGGCTTTGCCAAGGGCTCCTGTTGATTTGGATGATCAGCCAGACACTGTGGATCACAGCGATGAAAGCGATGCTGTTGATGTAACCCAATTGCCGCCCGGCTAA
- the IDP3 gene encoding isocitrate dehydrogenase (NADP(+)) IDP3 (Syntenic homolog of Ashbya gossypii AAL022W; Syntenic homolog of Saccharomyces cerevisiae YLR174W (IDP2) and YNL009W (IDP3)): MSQANIKKINVVNPIVEMDGDEQTRIIWDLIKKQLINPYLNVDLKYYDLSIQNRDATDDKVTFESAEATLKYGVAVKCATITPDEARVKEFGLKQMWKSPNGTIRNILGGTVFREPIVIPRIPRLVPGWEEPIIIGRHAFGDQYKATDVVIPGEGTLKLVFESKDGDKSKNLDLEVFEFPATGGVALSMYNTIESITGFAKSSFELALARKMPLYSTTKNTILKKYDGQFKDIFEGMYDKEYKEKFTAAGIWYEHRLIDDMVAQMLKSKGGFVIAMKNYDGDVQSDIVAQGFGSLGLMTSVLVTPDGKVFESEAAHGTVTRHFRQHQQGKETSTNSIASIFAWTRGIIQRGKLDNTPEVVKFGELLEESTVNTVQLDGIMTKDLALILGKTDRESYVTTEGFIEAVAKRLADGYQRLTSS; this comes from the coding sequence ATGAGTCAGGCTAATATTAAAAAGATCAATGTGGTGAACCCCATTGTGGAGATGGATGGTGATGAACAAACCCGTATTATTTGGGATTTAATAAAGAAACAGTTGATCAACCCATACTTGAATGTTGATTTAAAGTACTACGATCTTTCTATTCAAAACCGTGATGCTACTGATGACAAAGTGACCTTTGAGTCAGCGGAAGCTACGTTGAAGTACGGAGTGGCGGTAAAGTGTGCCACTATTACTCCGGACGAGGCTCGTGTGAAGGAGTTTGGTTTGAAGCAAATGTGGAAGTCTCCTAACGGTACTATAAGAAATATTCTAGGTGGAACTGTTTTCCGTGAGCCCATAGTGATTCCCAGGATCCCAAGACTAGTTCCTGGTTGGGAAGAACCGATTATAATTGGAAGGCACGCCTTTGGTGACCAGTACAAGGCCACTGACGTTGTAATTCCGGGAGAAGGAACGTTGAAACTTGTCTTCGAAAGCAAAGACGGTGACAAGTCAAAGAATTTGGATCTTGAAGTCTTTGAGTTTCCTGCTACGGGCGGTGTGGCTCTATCTATGTATAATACAATTGAGTCGATCACTGGTTTTGCTAAGTCGAGTTTTGAGCTTGCTCTGGCCCGTAAGATGCCGCTGTACTCCACAACCAAGAATACgattttgaagaagtaCGATGGCCAGTTTAAAGATATCTTTGAGGGTATGTACGACAAGGAGTACAAGGAAAAGTTCACGGCAGCTGGAATTTGGTATGAGCATAGGCTGATTGACGACATGGTGGCACAAATGTTAAAATCAAAGGGTGGCTTTGTCATTGCAATGAAGAATTATGACGGAGACGTTCAATCCGACATTGTAGCCCAAGGATTTGGCTCCCTAGGTCTCATGACTTCGGTGTTGGTGACTCCAGATGGAAAGGTCTTCGAGAGCGAGGCCGCCCATGGTACCGTTACAAGACATTTCAGGCAACACCAGCAGGGCAAGGAGACTTCCACGAACTCAATTGCATCAATATTTGCCTGGACTCGTGGTATAATCCAAAGAGGCAAGCTAGACAATACGCCTGAAGTCGTGAAGTTTGGCGAACTGTTGGAGGAATCTACAGTTAACACAGTACAACTAGATGGTATCATGACCAAGGACTTGGCATTGATCCTTGGTAAAACTGATAGAGAAAGTTACGTCACTACAGAAGGCTTCATTGAAGCAGTCGCTAAGAGACTAGCTGATGGATATCAGCGCCTTACGAGTTCCTAA
- the PYP1 gene encoding putative phosphoric monoester hydrolase (Syntenic homolog of Ashbya gossypii AAL023W; Syntenic homolog of Saccharomyces cerevisiae YNL010W), which produces MTKAVIFSDFDGTITTKDSNDFLADKYGFGGEKRHELFAGVLEGNKSFRDAFGEMLNSISAPLDKCIETLVETIELDPGFKEMYEWAHFEGIPIIIVSSGMKPLIEAILKHHLDPKAVANIDLVANDVHVEEDGSWKIVFRDKSPEGHDKSKTISHYKARFANQEQPPMYFYCGDGVSDLSAARECDLLFAKEGKDLIKYCDKENVPYHVFSSFDDILKVTKLVIEEKHDIREFIDKASSS; this is translated from the coding sequence ATGACTAAGGCAGTTATATTTAGTGACTTTGATGGTACCATCACTACCAAAGACTCCAACGACTTCCTAGCAGATAAGTACGGGTTTGGCGGCGAAAAGCGTCACGAGCTGTTCGCAGGGGTTCTTGAGGGTAATAAGTCTTTTCGTGATGCCTTTGGTGAGATGTTAAATAGCATCTCAGCACCTTTAGATAAATGCATTGAAACACTGGTAGAAACCATCGAACTCGATCCAGGGTTTAAGGAAATGTATGAGTGGGCTCATTTCGAAGGAATTCCTATAATCATTGTCAGTAGCGGTATGAAACCGCTAATCGAAGCGATACTCAAGCACCACTTGGATCCTAAAGCAGTTGCTAACATCGACTTAGTTGCGAATGACGTACATGTAGAAGAGGATGGGTCATGGAAAATCGTGTTTCGTGATAAATCTCCTGAAGGCCACGACAAGTCCAAGACAATTTCCCATTATAAAGCGAGGTTTGCCAACCAGGAGCAGCCTCCCATGTACTTCTATTGCGGGGACGGCGTCAGCGACCTTAGCGCAGCCCGGGAGTGCGATTTATTGTTCGCCAAGGAAGGGAAGGACTTAATCAAGTACTGTGACAAGGAAAACGTACCCTACCACGTATTCAGTTCTTTCGACGACATCCTAAAAGTAACAAAGCTAGTGATAGAAGAAAAGCATGATATTAGAGAATTCATCGACAAGGCTAGTAGTTCCTGA
- a CDS encoding uncharacterized protein (Syntenic homolog of Ashbya gossypii AAL024C; Syntenic homolog of Saccharomyces cerevisiae YNL011C) → MNVVVFGGGTAANYLVPCFNELGGRVAYVLPISDNGGSTSEILRVIGGPAIGDIRSRIVRVIDDQHVVQVLSYRLPDDSKAAKAEWTDVVEGGHKLWAGVPAPLRECIRPFLAHIQSELLKRSKISKPFQFAKASIGNLFLTGARLFLGSLDAAIELMLRIGRSDKSITVIPCINSNHMYHISALLENGMVITGQSQISHPSVSSSRYPTQLNNCGEKSPRWNNISPLSTSYILEEEEEDATPFYIHPDLKTSQLYFEKMLDEQPLSAPVQRVFYINPYGEEIFPSANSRVIQHLKKCDMLVYSVGSLITSLMPMVILGNVAEVIVETKMKKVLLINSTYDRETFGISGLRYVNMMIEAMEVAATRYKKSMGKMDHMRWPATAYITDIVCTKGGQIQIEQKVLERKGIRFHNVEGEVFENTELSQILSKI, encoded by the coding sequence ATGAACGTTGTAGTTTTTGGAGGTGGTACGGCAGCAAACTATTTGGTACCCTGTTTTAATGAACTCGGCGGCAGGGTGGCGTACGTGCTACCTATTTCTGATAACGGTGGGTCGACGTCAGAGATCCTGAGAGTTATTGGTGGCCCAGCAATTGGAGACATACGGTCTCGTATTGTGAGGGTCATAGACGATCAGCATGTCGTTCAGGTTCTCTCTTATCGTCTTCCAGATGATAGCAAGGCTGCTAAAGCGGAGTGGACTGACGTGGTAGAAGGAGGCCACAAACTCTGGGCCGGTGTGCCAGCCCCTCTACGAGAGTGTATTAGACCATTTTTGGCACATATACAATCTGAATTATTGAAGCGAAGCAAGATCTCCAAACCGTTTCAGTTTGCAAAGGCCTCAATTGGAAACCTATTCTTGACTGGTGCAAGATTATTCCTTGGGTCTTTGGATGCTGCAATTGAGTTAATGCTTCGCATAGGACGGAGTGACAAGTCGATTACAGTGATCCCGTGTATAAACTCTAATCACATGTATCACATATCTGCTTTGTTAGAGAATGGTATGGTTATCACAGGCCAGTCTCAGATCTCGCATCCATCGGTATCCAGCTCGAGATATCCCACACAGTTAAACAATTGCGGAGAAAAAAGTCCTCGGTGGAATAACATTAGCCCCTTGTCAACCTCGTATATTctggaagaagaagaagaggacGCAACGCCATTCTACATTCATCCGGATTTGAAAACATCGCAACtatattttgaaaaaatgCTAGACGAGCAGCCTTTGTCAGCACCCGTGCAGCGGGTATTCTACATCAATCCCTATGGTGAGGAAATTTTCCCTTCTGCCAACTCAAGAGTAATCCAGCATTTGAAGAAATGCGACATGCTAGTGTATTCTGTTGGTTCACTAATAACTAGCTTGATGCCCATGGTAATACTTGGAAATGTGGCTGAGGTCATTGTAGAAACCAAGATGAAGAAAGTTTTGCTTATAAACAGTACGTATGACCGTGAAACGTTTGGTATCTCGGGATTAAGATATGTAAATATGATGATTGAGGCCATGGAGGTGGCTGCAACAAGATACAAGAAATCAATGGGTAAAATGGATCACATGAGGTGGCCTGCTACGGCTTATATTACGGATATCGTGTGCACCAAGGGAGGCCAAATTCAAATAGAACAAAAGGTTTTAGAGCGGAAGGGTATAAGGTTTCATAATGTGGAAGGTGAGGTTTTTGAGAACACCGAATTATCACAAATTTTGTCTAAGATTTAA
- the SSP120 gene encoding nucleobindin SSP120 (Syntenic homolog of Ashbya gossypii AAL025W; Syntenic homolog of Saccharomyces cerevisiae YLR250W (SSP120)): protein MKLTKVAACCALWVAGVWSAPNAIPGSDIQTEHERPPEGKSWEEWHMEHEHQMKEYDAETFFDLHDLNKKGYFDSNDILSMYGLARSEVVGAGDGMGSHDNSEAVDKSLGDRVVKFIMDFLDVDSNNRITKQEFLEYAKGGKKFPDLGVGVGHHSDFEEEYEIHHWNKFHKDSDSDVKNVHKEDVEHELLHHEHEIEHEEAESMGATQGTVLTDDVLESRIAHERIPNKYFAGIR from the coding sequence ATGAAATTAACTAAAGTCGCAGCTTGTTGTGCGCTTTGGGTTGCCGGTGTATGGTCAGCCCCAAACGCTATACCTGGTTCAGACATTCAAACAGAGCATGAAAGACCACCTGAGGGTAAGTCATGGGAAGAATGGCATATGGAACATGAGCATCAAATGAAGGAGTACGATGCTGAGACATTCTTCGACTTACATGATTTGAATAAGAAGGGTTACTTCGATAGCAACGATATATTGTCTATGTATGGGCTAGCTCGTAGCGAGGTCGTCGGAGCGGGAGATGGCATGGGGTCACATGACAATAGCGAGGCTGTAGATAAATCACTAGGTGACCGTGTAGTGAAGTTTATTATGGACTTTCTAGATGTTGATAGTAATAATAGGATTACCAAGCAAGAATTTTTAGAATATGCTAAGGGTGGGAAGAAATTCCCTGATTTAGGAGTAGGTGTTGGGCATCATTCGGACTTTGAAGAAGAGTATGAAATCCACCATTGGAACAAATTTCACAAGGACAGTGATAGTGACGTCAAAAATGTTCACAAGGAAGATGTAGAGCATGAATTACTTCATCATGAGCACGAGATCGAGCATGAAGAAGCTGAAAGCATGGGCGCGACACAGGGCACAGTCCTCACCGATGATGTATTGGAGAGTAGAATCGCTCACGAACGTATCCCAAACAAATATTTTGCAGGAATTAGGTAg
- a CDS encoding HCL114Cp (Syntenic homolog of Ashbya gossypii AAL026W; Syntenic homolog of Ashbya gossypii NOHBY101 and Eremothecium cymbalariae Ecym_1310; No homolog in Saccharomyces cerevisiae), translating into MVHVQNVRNNGIGGNNGHTNPQLRQIFELIYNGRAVGTVTLRQDLPRHGSIDPNNVVCTLLELYQSIPCDIPLIKTHSIAGWVFLNEVEPGNLIVWGRNDMHLLVDPMDISAPQEQGALLGGVGYSQWAELEEVAGVGENIERSGNPHSTNHMGDLGGHGLISHVGQHRSDGIFTLTRFDSAPPSIIEFQTPEHTKDYIQRVYAFQQHIGIVCLKTKDYKGKVTRIDFGCEFYGTRAGKNMTPSESSPGSGTTTGDSDEHRRRSTHHLGSGTRRCPFFIRYRYRSSKDNYYLDEGCSTLIHDHECVDVWNYNTNKRLLIKEYKKQLVQLMMSGENISSGDIIGILVSEASKDDLYKGYFSSNTRKKEFAKAMRKNCEYFRRSFLDKRSYDYQIS; encoded by the coding sequence ATGGTTCATGTGCAAAATGTTAGAAACAATGGAATAGGTGGGAATAACGGCCATACAAATCCACAATTACGACAAATATTTGAACTTATATATAATGGAAGGGCTGTTGGCACGGTGACATTGCGGCAAGACCTTCCGAGACATGGTTCAATTGATCCTAATAATGTTGTTTGTACTCTTTTGGAACTGTATCAGTCAATACCATGCGATATTCCTCTTATTAAGACCCACTCTATCGCAGGCTGGGTATTTTTAAACGAGGTAGAGCCTGGGAACTTGATTGTGTGGGGTAGGAATGATATGCATCTTTTGGTTGATCCAATGGATATCTCTGCTCCTCAGGAGCAAGGAGCGTTGTTGGGCGGCGTCGGGTATAGTCAATGGGCAGAGTTGGAGGAGGTGGCGGGGGTGGGAGAAAATATAGAACGCAGTGGGAATCCGCATTCAACAAATCATATGGGAGATTTAGGAGGGCATGGGCTAATTTCGCATGTTGGCCAGCACCGTAGTGATGGGATTTTTACTCTTACAAGGTTTGATTCCGCGCCGCCTAGTATAATTGAGTTTCAGACCCCAGAACATACTAAGGATTATATACAGAGGGTTTACGCGTTCCAGCAGCATATAGGTATTGTCTGCCTCAAGACGAAGGATTATAAGGGCAAAGTTACGAGAATTGACTTTGGGTGTGAATTCTATGGCACACGAGCGGGTAAGAATATGACTCCTTCCGAGTCGTCTCCCGGAAGTGGAACCACTACCGGAGATTCTGATGAGCATCGCAGAAGGTCAACGCATCATCTTGGTAGTGGGACACGAAGATGCCCATTTTTCATCAGGTACAGATACCGGTCCTCCAAAGATAACTACTATCTCGATGAGGGATGCTCCACTCTCATCCACGACCATGAATGTGTTGATGTTTGGAACTACAACACTAACAAACGCTTGTTGATCAAGGAATACAAGAAACAACTCGTACAACTTATGATGTCGGGAGAAAACATTTCATCTGGAGATATAATTGGAATTTTAGTAAGTGAAGCTAGCAAGGACGATCTCTACAAGGGCTACTTCTCCAGTAATACAAGAAAAAAAGAATTTGCTAAAGCTATGAGGAAGAATTGCGAATACTTTCGGCGCTCATTCTTAGATAAAAGGAGCTACGATTATCAAATCTCCTGA